Proteins found in one Streptococcus iniae genomic segment:
- a CDS encoding LytR/AlgR family response regulator transcription factor yields the protein MKVALIDDEPLARMELSYLLHQTQEVEQILEGDSIEDAFQLLLTDQPDVLFLDIHLTDESGIDLAKRLTKIPNPPLIIFATAYDNHALEAFEVNALDYVLKPFEETRVRVAVQKAKAALIAKKMSQSAPANRDNQMGRLTVETDERIYLLSFQDIIYCEVQGKETTLYTKTGKYISQTSLSALEKQLPAQLFFKVHRSYLINQDQIMEIQPWFNQTYQVTMSNGDKVPVSRSYLKVFREKVGL from the coding sequence ATGAAAGTAGCACTTATTGATGACGAGCCTTTAGCCCGTATGGAATTATCTTATTTATTGCACCAGACACAAGAGGTTGAGCAAATTTTGGAAGGGGATTCTATTGAAGATGCTTTTCAACTCTTGTTAACAGATCAGCCTGATGTTCTCTTTTTAGATATTCATTTAACAGATGAAAGTGGCATTGACTTGGCTAAACGTTTGACAAAAATACCTAACCCTCCGCTTATTATTTTTGCGACAGCTTATGATAATCATGCTTTGGAGGCTTTTGAGGTTAATGCTTTGGATTATGTGTTAAAGCCCTTTGAAGAAACACGTGTCCGCGTAGCTGTTCAAAAGGCAAAAGCTGCTTTAATAGCCAAAAAAATGTCTCAGTCAGCACCTGCTAACAGAGACAATCAGATGGGGCGCTTAACCGTTGAGACAGATGAACGGATTTACTTACTCTCTTTCCAAGATATTATCTACTGTGAGGTGCAGGGTAAAGAAACAACTCTTTACACTAAAACAGGTAAATACATCAGTCAAACAAGTTTATCAGCTCTTGAAAAGCAATTACCAGCGCAGCTATTTTTTAAAGTGCACCGTTCTTATCTGATCAACCAAGATCAAATCATGGAAATTCAACCCTGGTTCAACCAGACCTACCAAGTCACCATGTCAAATGGAGATAAGGTTCCTGTTAGCAGATCTTATTTAAAGGTTTTTCGGGAGAAAGTAGGCTTATAA
- the lrgA gene encoding antiholin-like murein hydrolase modulator LrgA, with product MKKTYSILYQSVVIGLIVLLSKLIEKMLPFVMPASVIGLVLLFLALSFKFIKLEEVEDVGDKLVSNIGLFFVPAGVSVINSLGILKAHFVLDIVLIFTSTVILLVSTGWMTQMILKMEPQKAFHFASIFTKQQESKARRKSLATSNSYSK from the coding sequence ATGAAAAAAACCTATTCGATTTTATATCAATCAGTGGTGATTGGCCTCATTGTCTTACTGTCTAAATTAATTGAAAAAATGCTACCGTTTGTGATGCCAGCGTCTGTGATTGGCTTGGTTTTACTTTTCTTAGCCTTGAGCTTTAAGTTCATTAAGTTGGAAGAAGTTGAAGATGTAGGTGACAAGCTTGTTTCAAATATTGGCCTCTTTTTTGTACCAGCGGGTGTCTCTGTTATTAATTCTCTTGGTATTTTAAAAGCTCATTTTGTGCTAGACATCGTTTTAATTTTTACATCAACAGTTATCCTTCTTGTTTCAACAGGTTGGATGACACAGATGATTCTAAAAATGGAACCTCAAAAAGCCTTTCATTTTGCATCAATTTTTACCAAACAGCAGGAATCAAAAGCAAGAAGAAAGTCTTTAGCAACAAGCAACAGTTATAGCAAATAA
- the lrgB gene encoding antiholin-like protein LrgB has protein sequence MIANLINVLKETTIFGVLLSVGTFYIGQMLFKKSKGFFLFAPLFVAMVLGIAALLITGISFEDYNKGGQIISFFLEPATICFAIPLYRKRDVLKKNWLQIVGGISLGSVVAVYGIYVMSNLLQLGKVVTASMLPQAATTAIAMPTSLALGGSAELTSLACILNGVIIYALAKPLINFFKINDPIARGLALGTAGHALGVSAAKDFGQVEESMASIALVIVGVIVTVVVPILANILL, from the coding sequence ATGATAGCAAATCTCATTAACGTTTTAAAAGAGACCACAATATTTGGTGTCTTGTTATCTGTAGGGACTTTCTATATTGGGCAAATGTTGTTTAAGAAATCAAAAGGATTCTTCTTGTTTGCGCCTTTGTTTGTGGCCATGGTTTTAGGGATTGCTGCCTTATTAATCACAGGTATTAGTTTTGAAGATTATAATAAAGGGGGTCAAATCATTAGTTTCTTCCTTGAGCCTGCGACTATTTGCTTTGCTATCCCGCTTTATCGTAAAAGAGATGTTTTGAAAAAAAACTGGTTACAAATTGTTGGTGGCATTAGTTTAGGGAGTGTTGTAGCTGTTTACGGGATTTATGTGATGTCCAATCTCCTTCAATTGGGTAAAGTAGTAACAGCCTCTATGTTACCTCAAGCAGCAACGACAGCGATTGCTATGCCAACTTCTCTAGCACTTGGTGGCTCAGCAGAATTGACATCATTAGCTTGTATTTTAAATGGTGTTATTATTTATGCTCTCGCTAAACCTTTGATTAATTTCTTTAAAATTAATGATCCCATTGCACGAGGTTTAGCCCTTGGAACAGCAGGGCATGCTCTAGGCGTTTCAGCAGCTAAAGATTTTGGACAGGTGGAAGAATCCATGGCTTCCATTGCTCTAGTGATTGTAGGCGTTATTGTCACTGTGGTTGTTCCTATTTTAGCAAATATCCTCTTATAA
- a CDS encoding alpha/beta hydrolase gives MKIIRLSKYLALIVAILVTISIAASFYFFHVAQVREKKSFINSSSLTAKSSLYGMQKAFDQLEPETRYLTNRGHKQVAWYLPAESNSSKTVVIVHGFVNSKANMKPYAILFRELGYNVLMPDNEAHGKSQGDIIGYGWNDRKNLIAWTNELLAENAKQEITYFGLSMGGATVMMASGEPLPKQVKAIIEDCGYSSVWEELKFQAKEMYQLPAFPLLYQVSALSKIRAGFSYQEASAVEQLKKNKLPVLFIHGNKDNFVPTSMVYDNYKATKGPKSLYIAKGAKHAKSFESNPEAYKKEIKDFLSKYQK, from the coding sequence ATGAAAATTATTCGATTATCAAAGTATTTGGCACTTATCGTTGCCATTTTAGTAACCATTAGTATTGCTGCAAGCTTTTATTTTTTTCATGTGGCACAAGTCCGAGAAAAAAAATCATTTATTAATTCAAGCAGTTTAACAGCTAAAAGTTCCCTTTATGGCATGCAAAAAGCATTTGACCAATTAGAACCTGAGACACGCTATTTAACCAATCGTGGGCATAAGCAAGTGGCTTGGTATTTACCCGCTGAAAGCAATTCCTCTAAAACAGTTGTTATTGTTCATGGTTTTGTTAACAGTAAAGCTAATATGAAACCCTATGCGATCTTATTTAGGGAATTAGGGTATAATGTTCTAATGCCTGATAATGAGGCACATGGCAAGAGTCAGGGGGATATTATTGGCTATGGTTGGAATGATAGAAAAAATCTGATTGCCTGGACAAATGAATTATTAGCAGAGAATGCTAAGCAGGAGATTACTTACTTTGGATTATCTATGGGTGGAGCGACTGTTATGATGGCAAGCGGTGAGCCATTACCCAAACAAGTTAAGGCTATTATTGAAGATTGTGGTTACTCAAGTGTCTGGGAAGAGTTGAAGTTTCAAGCTAAGGAGATGTATCAGCTTCCTGCTTTTCCACTTTTATATCAAGTGTCTGCTCTTTCCAAAATACGGGCTGGTTTTAGCTATCAAGAGGCCAGTGCTGTTGAGCAATTGAAGAAAAACAAATTACCTGTTCTTTTTATTCATGGAAACAAGGATAATTTTGTACCGACTTCAATGGTTTATGACAATTATAAAGCTACAAAAGGACCAAAATCTCTCTATATTGCCAAAGGGGCAAAACATGCTAAATCTTTTGAAAGCAATCCTGAAGCCTATAAAAAAGAAATCAAAGATTTTTTAAGTAAATATCAAAAATAA
- a CDS encoding class II fructose-bisphosphate aldolase encodes MAIVSAEKFVQAARENGYAVGGFNTNNLEWTQAILRAAEAKKAPVLIQTSMGAAKYMGGYKVCQSLISNLVESMGITVPVAIHLDHGHYEDALECIEVGYSSIMFDGSHLPVEENLAKTAEVVKIAHAKGVSVEAEVGTIGGEEDGIVGKGELAPIEDAKAMVATGIDFLAAGIGNIHGPYPANWEGLALDHLEKLAAAVPGFPIVLHGGSGIPDDQIKAAIKLGVAKVNVNTESQIAFSDATREFARNYDANEAEYDGKKLFDPRKFLAPGIKAVQGAVEERIDVFGSANKA; translated from the coding sequence ATGGCAATCGTTTCAGCAGAAAAATTTGTACAAGCAGCTCGTGAAAACGGCTACGCTGTTGGTGGATTTAACACAAACAACTTAGAGTGGACTCAAGCTATCTTGCGTGCAGCAGAAGCTAAAAAAGCTCCAGTTCTTATCCAAACTTCAATGGGTGCTGCAAAATACATGGGTGGTTACAAAGTATGTCAATCACTTATTTCTAACCTTGTAGAATCAATGGGAATCACTGTTCCTGTAGCTATTCACCTTGACCACGGTCATTATGAAGATGCTTTAGAATGTATTGAAGTTGGTTACTCTTCAATCATGTTTGACGGTTCACACCTTCCAGTTGAAGAAAACCTTGCGAAAACAGCAGAAGTTGTTAAAATCGCTCATGCAAAAGGTGTTTCTGTAGAAGCTGAAGTTGGAACTATCGGTGGTGAAGAAGACGGAATCGTTGGTAAAGGTGAACTTGCTCCAATCGAAGACGCTAAAGCTATGGTTGCAACTGGAATTGATTTCCTTGCTGCTGGTATCGGTAACATTCATGGTCCATACCCAGCTAACTGGGAAGGTCTTGCTCTTGACCACTTAGAAAAATTAGCTGCTGCTGTACCAGGATTCCCAATCGTATTGCACGGTGGATCAGGTATTCCTGATGATCAAATCAAAGCAGCTATCAAACTTGGTGTTGCTAAAGTTAACGTTAACACTGAAAGCCAAATCGCTTTCTCTGATGCAACTCGTGAATTTGCACGTAACTACGATGCTAACGAAGCAGAATACGATGGTAAAAAATTATTTGACCCACGTAAATTCTTGGCACCAGGAATCAAAGCTGTTCAAGGCGCTGTAGAAGAACGTATTGACGTATTCGGATCAGCAAACAAAGCTTAA